From one Pyxidicoccus sp. MSG2 genomic stretch:
- a CDS encoding helix-turn-helix domain-containing protein: MKFTEPMTAPEDIRGQVERLASWVAAARAGAAGELRLAYGTNAAEVVPPVVVEVLESALNALKDGNAVVVGVVPKELTSRDAAALLNVSEAYVGTLVQEGKLAAQGEGVQRRLKLDDVLRFRESRDVERDRTLQEMVQQTEEDGGYPEWTDTTKGDKGR; the protein is encoded by the coding sequence GTGAAGTTCACGGAACCGATGACGGCCCCGGAAGACATCAGAGGCCAGGTGGAGCGGTTGGCGAGCTGGGTGGCAGCCGCAAGGGCGGGGGCAGCGGGAGAGCTGCGCTTGGCGTACGGGACGAATGCTGCGGAGGTCGTGCCTCCCGTCGTCGTAGAGGTGTTGGAGAGCGCGTTGAACGCGTTGAAGGACGGAAACGCGGTTGTCGTGGGCGTGGTGCCGAAGGAGCTGACGTCCAGGGACGCGGCGGCATTGCTGAACGTCTCGGAAGCGTACGTCGGCACCCTGGTGCAGGAGGGAAAGCTTGCAGCGCAAGGGGAGGGCGTGCAGCGAAGACTCAAGCTCGACGACGTCCTCCGGTTCCGAGAGAGCCGGGATGTAGAGCGAGACAGGACGCTCCAGGAGATGGTGCAGCAGACAGAGGAGGACGGCGGCTACCCGGAGTGGACCGACACGACCAAGGGCGACAAGGGGCGCTAG
- a CDS encoding ImuA family protein, protein MGATQAVVEQLREKIRQLQAAPRRYLAVLRTGMEAVDALLPAGGFPLGQAVELCGEAASGRTSLALRAVSAAHREERLCAWVDGPRELYPPAAAALGVDLERRLIVRPQAPEQRVWAAVQLARSGAFACVVLDLTRGVGPAGRTPRVSLAEARKLADAAERGGGLLLLLTSPEAPADGMTRLRTEARDGKGWAVEVMRSRQGGTGSRAELPWSSVYPELGLEDGGRVLELPAEEPDPLEDFQRGQTAALRNGVGILGQRPGRDTPMPSFPEQLGAAR, encoded by the coding sequence GTGGGCGCGACGCAGGCGGTGGTGGAGCAGCTTCGCGAGAAGATCCGCCAGCTCCAGGCGGCGCCCCGGCGCTACCTGGCGGTGTTGCGCACGGGCATGGAGGCGGTGGACGCGCTGCTGCCCGCGGGCGGCTTTCCGCTGGGGCAGGCGGTGGAGCTGTGCGGAGAGGCGGCCTCGGGGCGCACCAGCCTGGCGCTGCGGGCGGTGTCGGCGGCGCACCGGGAGGAGCGGCTTTGCGCATGGGTGGATGGCCCGCGTGAGCTGTACCCACCCGCGGCGGCGGCGCTGGGCGTGGACCTGGAGCGGCGGCTCATCGTCCGGCCGCAGGCGCCCGAGCAGCGGGTGTGGGCGGCGGTGCAGCTCGCCCGGAGCGGGGCCTTTGCCTGCGTGGTGTTGGACTTGACGCGAGGGGTGGGCCCGGCGGGGAGGACGCCACGAGTCTCTTTGGCGGAGGCGCGCAAGCTGGCGGACGCGGCGGAGCGCGGGGGCGGGCTGCTGTTGCTGCTCACCTCGCCGGAGGCGCCGGCGGACGGGATGACGCGGCTTCGCACGGAGGCGCGCGACGGGAAGGGCTGGGCCGTGGAGGTGATGCGCAGCCGGCAGGGTGGCACGGGAAGCCGCGCGGAGCTGCCATGGAGCTCCGTGTACCCGGAGCTCGGGCTCGAGGACGGCGGGCGGGTGTTAGAGCTGCCAGCGGAGGAGCCAGACCCGCTGGAGGACTTCCAGCGCGGGCAGACGGCGGCACTCCGCAACGGGGTTGGCATTCTGGGACAGCGGCCTGGACGGGACACGCCGATGCCGTCGTTCCCGGAGCAACTGGGTGCCGCGCGGTAG
- the dnaG gene encoding DNA primase gives MLSIPRELLEEVLRRTDLAALVGAHVQLKKSGKALRGLCPFHQEKTGSFTVEGERWRCYGCQANGDAIAFLQKTAGLSFLEATRQLAAAAGVSLPSRNEKPAPVDPLTRALQLAQAHFVESLASPEGAPARDYLASRGLSAETVSRFGIGWAPASWSSLSNRLAKEGLIPAARTLGLAVARKQSGGHYDFLRDRLTFPLRAPSGQLLAFAGRLLGPSDAPKFLCTQESPRFRKSATLFGADVARSAFRLRRTAVLVEGYFDCAVLQHAGVAHTAALCGTALSPEHLELLRASGVEELVLLLDGDAAGSAAVARLAPLLLPSGFVTRVALLPAGDDPDVFVLREGPDALSALLAQASSLSQHFLAHLLPGGPAASFNAKLSARKQLADVLAPLPSGFWKSAFLAEAARHFGVSEDELLPGNPSAR, from the coding sequence GTGCTCTCCATTCCCCGTGAACTCCTAGAGGAGGTACTCCGGAGGACGGACCTCGCCGCCCTCGTCGGTGCGCACGTCCAGCTGAAGAAGTCCGGCAAGGCCCTTCGGGGCCTCTGTCCGTTTCACCAGGAGAAGACTGGCTCCTTCACGGTGGAGGGGGAGCGGTGGCGCTGCTACGGGTGCCAGGCCAACGGCGACGCGATTGCCTTCCTGCAGAAGACGGCGGGCCTGTCCTTCCTCGAGGCCACCCGCCAGCTCGCTGCCGCCGCGGGCGTCTCTCTCCCCTCTCGCAACGAGAAGCCCGCGCCGGTGGACCCACTCACCCGGGCCCTTCAGCTCGCGCAAGCGCACTTCGTTGAGTCCCTGGCCTCGCCCGAAGGTGCCCCCGCCCGGGACTACCTCGCCTCACGCGGCCTTAGCGCTGAAACGGTGTCCCGCTTCGGCATCGGCTGGGCCCCCGCGAGCTGGAGCTCGTTGAGCAACCGTCTCGCGAAGGAGGGCCTCATCCCCGCGGCCCGGACACTGGGTCTCGCCGTGGCTCGAAAGCAGAGTGGCGGACACTACGACTTCCTCCGGGACAGGCTGACCTTTCCGCTGAGAGCGCCCTCCGGCCAGCTCCTGGCCTTCGCGGGCCGTCTGCTGGGCCCGTCGGACGCCCCGAAGTTCCTCTGCACGCAGGAGTCCCCGCGCTTCCGTAAGTCCGCCACGCTGTTCGGCGCCGACGTCGCCCGCTCGGCCTTCCGCCTCCGTCGCACCGCCGTCCTGGTGGAGGGCTACTTCGACTGTGCCGTCCTTCAGCACGCCGGTGTGGCCCACACCGCCGCGCTCTGCGGCACCGCCCTCAGTCCGGAGCACCTCGAGCTGCTGCGCGCCTCTGGCGTCGAGGAGCTTGTCCTCCTGCTCGACGGTGACGCTGCCGGCTCTGCCGCGGTGGCCCGCCTTGCGCCCCTGCTGCTTCCCTCGGGGTTTGTCACCCGCGTCGCCTTGCTCCCTGCGGGCGATGACCCGGACGTCTTCGTCCTCCGCGAGGGCCCCGACGCCCTCTCCGCGCTCTTGGCTCAGGCCTCTTCCCTGTCCCAGCACTTCCTCGCCCACCTGCTGCCCGGTGGGCCTGCCGCGTCCTTCAACGCCAAGCTGAGTGCGCGCAAGCAACTCGCCGACGTCCTCGCGCCGCTTCCCTCAGGCTTCTGGAAGTCCGCCTTCCTCGCCGAGGCCGCCCGTCACTTCGGGGTTAGCGAGGACGAGCTCCTTCCCGGCAACCCCTCCGCTCGCTAG
- a CDS encoding DUF6884 domain-containing protein has translation MLFLRGSPRPAASQLTLDVTVPVLQRCALCRSRGINPACSRCELRRRRDAPLSAEQLAQRQASSLAAGAEAAAAQSVRRQRLERLAALGRPVRLALVGCGKNKHQDATPARELYTGALFRAAYRYSTEVFHADEVLILSALHEVVTPDTLLTPYERTLHGLPRRERDAWAFRCASKLEGLFLGLRVEVLFLAGADYALPWHMLGWTPLSPLKGISGIGKQLGRLNSAPRPQAGGVL, from the coding sequence ATGTTGTTCCTGCGTGGCTCACCGCGCCCCGCCGCGTCGCAACTGACGCTGGATGTGACTGTCCCGGTCCTTCAGCGCTGCGCCCTCTGTCGAAGTCGAGGCATCAACCCGGCCTGCTCCCGCTGCGAGCTTCGTCGCCGCCGCGACGCGCCCCTCTCGGCGGAGCAGCTCGCCCAGCGTCAGGCGTCGTCCCTGGCGGCCGGCGCGGAGGCCGCGGCCGCTCAGTCCGTCCGCCGGCAGCGCCTTGAGCGTCTGGCCGCGTTGGGTCGCCCCGTGCGCCTGGCTCTCGTTGGCTGCGGGAAGAACAAGCATCAGGACGCCACTCCCGCGCGAGAGCTCTACACCGGCGCCCTCTTCCGTGCGGCCTACCGGTACTCGACGGAGGTCTTCCACGCCGACGAGGTCCTCATCCTCTCCGCACTCCATGAGGTGGTGACGCCCGACACCCTCCTCACCCCCTACGAGCGCACTCTTCACGGCCTTCCCCGCCGAGAGCGCGACGCATGGGCATTCCGCTGCGCTAGCAAGCTCGAAGGCTTGTTTCTCGGTCTCCGGGTCGAGGTCCTCTTCCTCGCCGGCGCCGACTACGCGCTGCCCTGGCACATGCTGGGCTGGACGCCCCTCTCTCCCCTCAAGGGCATAAGCGGCATCGGGAAGCAACTGGGCCGGTTGAACTCGGCCCCGCGTCCTCAAGCTGGAGGTGTGCTGTGA